In Halobaculum magnesiiphilum, the following proteins share a genomic window:
- a CDS encoding DUF63 family protein yields the protein MTPLAFARSVALPGQVLSEQVLPGQVLPAGFGLPPLPYLLALGVALGGVAVGVRRRDPAFGGRHVLALVPWMCVGAAGHVLYGLGALPAALAPLFGTPSAYLTTAAVAGAVWLATLSIGGDDARALGVAGAVALLPAVGGVVAYGVANGTLSPVLPAAGLVGGAALGVAVGALLYRLREDAAVAGRAGLLAVAAHGVDGVTTAVGVDLLGFGERTPASRLILEFAAGLPTAEALGAGWLFVLVKLAVAAVVVLAVAPTVREEPRYGYALLALVTAVGLGPGVHNALLFAVEIA from the coding sequence ATGACTCCCCTCGCCTTCGCGCGGTCGGTCGCGCTTCCGGGGCAAGTGCTCTCGGAGCAGGTGCTCCCGGGGCAGGTGCTTCCGGCCGGCTTCGGCCTGCCGCCGCTCCCGTACCTCCTCGCGCTCGGGGTCGCGCTCGGGGGCGTCGCCGTCGGCGTCCGGCGCCGCGACCCCGCCTTCGGCGGCCGGCACGTGCTCGCGCTGGTGCCGTGGATGTGCGTCGGCGCCGCCGGCCACGTCCTGTACGGCCTCGGCGCGCTCCCTGCCGCGCTCGCGCCGCTGTTCGGCACGCCGAGCGCGTACCTCACGACCGCGGCCGTCGCCGGGGCCGTCTGGCTCGCGACCCTCTCGATCGGCGGCGACGACGCCCGCGCGCTCGGGGTCGCCGGCGCGGTCGCGCTCCTCCCGGCGGTCGGCGGCGTCGTCGCTTACGGCGTCGCGAACGGCACGCTCTCTCCCGTGCTCCCCGCCGCCGGGCTGGTCGGCGGTGCCGCCCTCGGCGTCGCCGTCGGGGCGCTGCTGTACCGCCTGCGCGAGGACGCCGCGGTCGCTGGGCGCGCGGGGCTGCTCGCGGTCGCCGCCCACGGCGTCGACGGTGTGACGACCGCCGTCGGGGTCGACCTGCTCGGGTTCGGCGAGCGCACGCCCGCCTCGCGGCTGATCCTGGAGTTCGCGGCCGGGCTCCCCACGGCGGAGGCGCTGGGCGCCGGCTGGCTGTTCGTGCTCGTGAAGCTCGCCGTCGCCGCGGTCGTCGTCCTCGCTGTCGCGCCGACGGTGCGCGAGGAGCCGCGCTACGGGTACGCGCTGCTCGCGCTCGTGACGGCGGTCGGGCTCGGACCGGGCGTGCACAACGCGCTGCTGTTCGCGGTCGAAATCGCGTAG
- a CDS encoding isoaspartyl peptidase/L-asparaginase codes for MRVICHGGAGGVPDEPEPRQAVLDEAAETGAAESDAVDAVVSAVEVLEESPRFNAGYGGAVQSDGVVRTDAGLMTDEREAGAVASMPGVANAAAVARVVMDETPHVFVSGVHAVDLADDFGIEVERDLLTDDGRESYEDADPPSHDAGPKSHLEWLEEKFGGSASRSDADQSSGLGPRDHDTVGAVAHDPETDSFAACTSTGGRKFALAGRVGDVPQIGSGFFCAPAGGASATGAGEDIAKATLTCRAVRHLENGLDAQAAADRAIEEFGELTGSSAGVIVLDEGGAGSAYNSEGMQTSVATSE; via the coding sequence ATGCGAGTTATCTGCCACGGCGGCGCGGGCGGCGTCCCCGACGAACCGGAGCCGAGACAGGCGGTCCTCGACGAGGCCGCCGAGACCGGCGCGGCCGAGTCCGACGCGGTCGACGCGGTCGTCTCCGCCGTCGAGGTGCTGGAGGAGTCCCCCCGGTTCAACGCCGGCTACGGCGGCGCGGTCCAGTCGGACGGCGTCGTCCGCACGGACGCGGGGCTCATGACCGACGAGCGCGAGGCCGGAGCCGTCGCGTCGATGCCGGGGGTGGCGAACGCCGCGGCGGTCGCGCGCGTCGTCATGGACGAGACACCCCACGTGTTCGTCTCGGGGGTGCACGCGGTCGATCTCGCCGACGACTTCGGGATCGAGGTCGAGCGCGACCTGCTGACCGACGACGGCCGCGAGTCCTACGAGGATGCCGACCCGCCGAGCCACGACGCCGGGCCGAAGTCACATCTGGAGTGGTTGGAGGAGAAGTTCGGGGGGAGCGCGTCGCGGAGCGACGCGGATCAGTCGAGCGGCCTCGGGCCGCGAGACCACGACACCGTCGGCGCCGTGGCACACGACCCGGAGACGGATTCGTTCGCGGCCTGCACCTCCACCGGCGGGCGCAAATTCGCGCTCGCGGGCCGCGTCGGCGACGTGCCCCAGATCGGCTCGGGGTTCTTCTGTGCGCCCGCCGGGGGCGCGAGCGCCACCGGCGCCGGCGAGGACATCGCGAAGGCGACGCTGACGTGCCGGGCGGTGCGACACCTAGAGAACGGGCTGGACGCGCAGGCGGCCGCGGATCGAGCGATCGAGGAGTTCGGCGAACTGACCGGCTCGTCGGCGGGCGTAATCGTCCTTGACGAAGGGGGCGCGGGATCTGCGTACAACTCCGAGGGGATGCAAACGAGCGTCGCGACCTCGGAGTAG
- a CDS encoding CDP-alcohol phosphatidyltransferase family protein, with protein MSDADADPVAVDPASPGASAPVWVGVAVLSVGVGVGAGALAAVADPDTAGAWLVPATVVVAWECVFLLRRRGLNHPPGEPAAVSGGVGLANAVTLTRGLLYAGVAGFLLTGPLAGVLAWTPALLYGAGAALDAVDGAIARSLGRRTVLGEKLDMGIDTLGFLVAPLVGVAWGRLPIWYLSLSAARYLFKLGRWRRRRRGLPVFDLPDSRVRRPLAGTQMAFIAVALAPILPPSVVAAVAVAVLVPSLAVFARDYLVVAGHLDGGRAEGTGNAEGDTDAGATSDGADPADD; from the coding sequence ATGAGCGACGCCGACGCGGACCCCGTCGCGGTCGACCCGGCGTCGCCGGGCGCGAGCGCCCCGGTCTGGGTCGGGGTTGCGGTGCTGTCGGTCGGGGTCGGGGTCGGCGCCGGCGCGCTCGCCGCGGTCGCTGACCCGGACACGGCCGGCGCGTGGCTGGTCCCGGCGACCGTCGTCGTCGCCTGGGAGTGCGTATTCCTGCTCCGGCGACGGGGGCTGAACCATCCGCCCGGCGAGCCCGCGGCGGTCTCCGGTGGCGTCGGGCTCGCCAACGCCGTGACGCTCACGCGGGGGCTGCTGTACGCCGGCGTCGCGGGGTTCCTCCTGACCGGGCCGCTCGCGGGCGTGCTCGCGTGGACGCCGGCGCTGTTGTACGGGGCGGGCGCGGCCCTGGACGCCGTCGACGGAGCGATCGCCCGGAGCCTCGGCCGCCGGACCGTGCTCGGCGAGAAGCTCGACATGGGGATCGACACGCTCGGGTTCCTCGTCGCGCCGCTGGTCGGCGTCGCGTGGGGGCGCCTGCCGATCTGGTACCTCTCGCTGTCGGCGGCGCGCTACCTGTTCAAGCTGGGTCGCTGGCGGCGTCGCCGCCGCGGCCTCCCCGTGTTTGACCTGCCAGACAGTCGGGTTCGCCGACCGCTCGCGGGGACGCAGATGGCGTTCATCGCCGTCGCGCTCGCGCCGATACTCCCGCCGTCCGTGGTCGCCGCGGTCGCGGTCGCAGTGCTCGTCCCCTCGCTGGCGGTGTTCGCGCGCGACTACCTCGTCGTCGCGGGGCACCTCGACGGCGGGCGCGCCGAGGGCACCGGCAACGCCGAGGGCGACACCGACGCCGGCGCGACGAGCGACGGTGCGGATCCTGCCGACGACTGA